Within Saccharomonospora cyanea NA-134, the genomic segment CGCGGCACGCGTCAGCGCGTGCCGTACGGCCGAGGGCACCGGTGACTCCGCGAAGGGGCGGCGGTTGGTGTGCCGCGTCTCGATCACGTCGGCGAGCCGCACGTCGTCGGCGGACGGCGGCCTGCCGACGCCGGCCCGCAGCGTGGCGAGCAACTCGGGGTGCCGCCGGTCCGGCAGCACCGACACCGCGCAGGACAGGCCGCCCCGGGCGAGCGCGAGCCGGATGTTGAGCACGGCCGCGCCGCACGCCAGTACCGCCTCCCTGCCGTCGGGGTCGCACACCGCCAGCACACGGCTCTCGTCGAGCACGACGTCGATCTCCGCGTCGCGCGTGGCGAACAGCCAGGGCTGGGTGTTGTGCGGCGAGGGCGCCCGAGTGCCCGCCCGCAGCGCCTCCGCGACGGCCTCGCCGAAGGCACCGGCCACCGTTCCGGTCTCGGTGTCGGTCATGGCCTTGAGTGTGGTGGTCCGTGACCCGACGTGACAGCGGCGCTCGTCCTGCTCCGGCAGGGTCTTTGGTCCCGGAGTCGGATCACTCGGGACCTCCGGCCCTTCACCGCCGTTCGCCGTTGCCGCGACCCTGGAGCCATGCCCGGTGACGCCCCGACCGGCGGCACGATCGTGGTCGGCATCGACGGCTCCCCCGCGTCGAGTCAGGCGCTGCGGTGGGCGTGCTTCCAAGCGGAGATCACGGACGGGAGCGTGCTCGCGATCTCGGTCAGGGAGGAGACGGGACTGCTGCCGGGGTCGGAGTTCGCGCTGCGCCAGCGTGGCACGTGGCGCGACCACGACGCCGTGCGGGCCGCCCTGCACCGGGACGTCAGCATGGTCACCACCTCGGCGCCCGTGCGCGAGCTGGTCGTCACGGGGGAACCCGCGGACGAGCTGCTGTCCGCGGCCAGGGAGGCCGACCTGCTGGTGCTGGGCACGCACGGGCACCGGACGCTCAGCACCGTCCCGCTGGGCGGAGTGGCGGCCGAGTGCATCCGGCGTGCGGTGTGCCCGCTGGTGCTGGTGCCCGCCGCTCCGGCCCGGTAGTCCCGGCCGCGTCCAGCCCGGTGTGAGCCGGGGTCAGCGGTGTCGGCCGGTGTCGGCCGGTGTCAGTCGGGGTCACGGCCGCGGTGGCGGACCGCCGCGTGGACCACGCCGGGGACCGACTCGGCGAGCACCGTCGCGACGTGGCGATCGGTGGCGTCGTCGTGGTCGTCCTCGATCGTCACCGTGCCACCGGTGACCTGGACGCTCCACCGGTCGGGACCGCCGTAGATCATCAGCCGGCGGCGTACGTCCCTGGCGATGTCGGCGTCGTCGCGCGACAACGCGCGCACGATGTCCCTGCGGGTCACGATGCCGACCAGCTTCTCCCCCGCGAGTACCGGGACCGCCCGGTGGTGTCCCTCCAGCAGTGTCCCCACCAGATCGGCCACGTCCGCGCCCTGCTGGGTGCACGTGGGTGCGGGCGTCATCACCTCACCCACCGTCCCCGCGACCGGCCCCGTGGAGGAACCGGAACGGTAGCGCGCGTCGTGCGGCACCCGGCCGGTCATGACGTCCGCTTCCGTGACGACGCCGACCACCCGGCCCGCGTCGTCGACCACGGGCAGCGCCGTGAAGCCGTGCTCGGCGAGCAGGCGCGTCGCCCGCTTCACGGAGTCGTCCGGTGAAGCGGTGACCACGGGGCTGGTCATGATGTCCTTGGCGCGCATCTACTCCCCCGGTGTCGATCGGACCACGGCGATGGCGCACGGTGCGTGGACCACCAGCGCCCGGCTGGTGGAACCGAGCAACATGCCCTTGAAGCCGCTGCGGCCCCGGCTGCCCACCACGAGCAGCCGCGCGCCCTCGGCGTACTCCAACAGCGTGCGCACGGGCCGCCCCCTCACCACGACGGTCTCGACGGCGACGTCCGGGTGACTGTCCCGCAACGGCCCCACCTGCTCGGTGAGGGCGGCACGCTCTCCTGCCTCGATCTCGTGGGGGTCGACCCGGAGTGGATAGCGGGGTACGGCCTCGTCGAGGAAGATGCCGCGCCAGGTCCGCACCACCGTCAGCGGCGCACGCCGGTCGGCGGCCTCGGCGAACGCGAACCGCAACGCCGCCGTGCTGGCCTCGGAGCCGTCCACGCCCGCCACGACCGGCGCCTCCGGCGGCAACGGCTGCTGCGGGACACGTACCACGACCACGGGCGAGTGACCGTGAGCCGCGAGCCCCACCGCCACCGACCCGACCAGCATGCCCGTGAACCCGCCGAGGCCCCGGGAGCCGAGCACCGTCATCCGTGCCCGCCTGGACTCCTCGACGAGCACGCTCACCGGCTCGCCCTCGGCGAGTGTGGTCTCCACGGTGACGCCGGGGGCGACCTTCCCGGCCGCCTCCCTCGCCTCGTCGAGCCACTCCGTGCCCTGGTGCCGCATGCCCTCCCGGAGCTGGGGGAAGGTCGCGGCGGACTCCGGGTACCCGTACATCGGCACGACGTAGGCGTGAACGAACCGCAGGGTGTCACCGCGGGCGGCGGCTTCCTCGGCGGCCCAGTGGGCGGCGTCGACAGCGGACCTCGACCCGTCCACACCCACGACGATCATGCTCATCCTGTCTTCTCCCGACGTCGACTACGGTTTGCCCGGGTCTGCGTTCCGGTCCGGCCCGGTACCACGAGCAACGGGCACGGCGCGGACCGCGCCAGCGCGTGGCTCGTCGACCCGAGCAACCGGCCGCTCAGTTCCCGGTGACCGGTGCTGCCGACGACGAGGAGCTGCGCTGGCCCGGCGTGGCGTAGCAGGGCGGGCGTCGGCCCGTCCCGTGCCACCACACGCTCGACCTCGACCTCGGGGTACCACTCCCGCATACCCGCCAGACGTTCCGCGAGCGTGATGGCCTCCGCCGTCTCGCTCTCACCCCACGGCCCACCACTCCGGTGGTGGAACAGACCGCGCCGGGATCCGCTCGCGGCGTGCACGGCGACCAGCGGCGCACCACGCAGGGCGGCCTCCTCGTACGCGACGACGACGGCCTCCGCGCTGGTGGGTGACCCGTCGACCCCCACAACGACCGGGCCGTGTCCCCGAGGGCTCTCGGTGTCGTCCCGCCAGCGCACCACGGCGACCGGGCACGGTGC encodes:
- a CDS encoding universal stress protein, which encodes MPGDAPTGGTIVVGIDGSPASSQALRWACFQAEITDGSVLAISVREETGLLPGSEFALRQRGTWRDHDAVRAALHRDVSMVTTSAPVRELVVTGEPADELLSAAREADLLVLGTHGHRTLSTVPLGGVAAECIRRAVCPLVLVPAAPAR
- a CDS encoding universal stress protein, which encodes MTSAGATASIVVGVDGTKPALRATAWAALTAARRHRPLLLVTAMDPPTPYGTGIGLSPDHFVELEAEGRTWLERARAVAESEGGSVRIDTELVVGSAASALAERSHHAACVVIGGHEVQGQGGRLGAVATSLMGHAPCPVAVVRWRDDTESPRGHGPVVVGVDGSPTSAEAVVVAYEEAALRGAPLVAVHAASGSRRGLFHHRSGGPWGESETAEAITLAERLAGMREWYPEVEVERVVARDGPTPALLRHAGPAQLLVVGSTGHRELSGRLLGSTSHALARSAPCPLLVVPGRTGTQTRANRSRRREKTG
- a CDS encoding CBS domain-containing protein, which gives rise to MRAKDIMTSPVVTASPDDSVKRATRLLAEHGFTALPVVDDAGRVVGVVTEADVMTGRVPHDARYRSGSSTGPVAGTVGEVMTPAPTCTQQGADVADLVGTLLEGHHRAVPVLAGEKLVGIVTRRDIVRALSRDDADIARDVRRRLMIYGGPDRWSVQVTGGTVTIEDDHDDATDRHVATVLAESVPGVVHAAVRHRGRDPD
- a CDS encoding universal stress protein; translation: MSMIVVGVDGSRSAVDAAHWAAEEAAARGDTLRFVHAYVVPMYGYPESAATFPQLREGMRHQGTEWLDEAREAAGKVAPGVTVETTLAEGEPVSVLVEESRRARMTVLGSRGLGGFTGMLVGSVAVGLAAHGHSPVVVVRVPQQPLPPEAPVVAGVDGSEASTAALRFAFAEAADRRAPLTVVRTWRGIFLDEAVPRYPLRVDPHEIEAGERAALTEQVGPLRDSHPDVAVETVVVRGRPVRTLLEYAEGARLLVVGSRGRSGFKGMLLGSTSRALVVHAPCAIAVVRSTPGE